One genomic window of Quercus robur chromosome 6, dhQueRobu3.1, whole genome shotgun sequence includes the following:
- the LOC126733212 gene encoding chaperone protein dnaJ 11, chloroplastic has product MLSSPSSFLTPPKFLAKPLNPAHASPRVRFSLPLAFAATATSSSAETCTNNTRSSSSYLPNMAAAAAACTSSPYQVLGISTGATCHEIKSAYRRLARTCHPDVAISTNRRDTSGGGEFMKVHAAYSTLSDPEKRADYDRRINIRRYQPLTASSGFSKYTRKNWETDQCW; this is encoded by the coding sequence ATGCTCTCTTCCCCTTCTTCCTTTCTGACTCCTCCAAAATTCTTGGCCAAGCCTCTCAACCCAGCTCACGCCTCGCCACGTGTCAGATTCTCACTACCCCTAGCTTTCGCCGCAACCGCCACTTCATCATCAGCGGAAACTTGCACCAATAATACTAGGTCGTCGTCGTCGTATCTGCCCAACATGGCCGCCGCCGCAGCAGCGTGCACTTCATCGCCGTACCAGGTCCTCGGCATCTCCACGGGAGCCACGTGTCACGAGATAAAATCGGCGTACCGTCGATTGGCGAGGACGTGTCACCCCGACGTGGCGATCTCCACCAATCGTAGGGACACGTCAGGAGGAGGCGAGTTCATGAAAGTCCATGCTGCCTACTCCACCTTATCGGACCCAGAGAAACGCGCCGACTATGATCGCAGGATTAATATCCGAAGGTACCAGCCTTTGACGGCGTCGTCTGGATTCTCTAAATACACCCGCAAGAATTGGGAGACGGACCAGTGTTGGTAG